A DNA window from Loxodonta africana isolate mLoxAfr1 chromosome 7, mLoxAfr1.hap2, whole genome shotgun sequence contains the following coding sequences:
- the FAM111B gene encoding serine protease FAM111B encodes MNFIKTEENKSFSDSENDQGSRPKFSEDAVMKQTSSNTPEGPSLPDVPECRSTSELRNDVSKRETAPKISNLNFTIKKQCHFTFTLNESSRKLDLCVLNAYGKPNESIFSALKANDTFKKRMENHSNKNIIVYGEKEIDGYINLGMPLKCLPRDSHFRVTFGERNSNQQEGGQILRHCEDPNIECILFHVVAVGKSIKKILKVKELHVKGGTLCIYALKGETIKEALCKDGRFRSDLNELEWKLMEGHKNIHEKESPVEEVSRKVLEMHIFRGGPVKDNTRENPGWKKDNREKKIQSQSLRHDIEGKNHGTQSILCHHSSDEEYGELNSQRPGLCRQHTINQDIQEDATNLWLKNFQKLNTIMQRYPNFNEAPLWLGEYFREEQKQGKVTPSEQFKVYEKNFGKETANSNSVATYECLIPLSKSVGFITWNNNGNTGNATGFHLKGGYILTCLHVVYHIVGEDTHPNKWPDIISNCAELTFTYEKFCPTRSDWFSFEPWCEVYDGTLDYVILKLKENGNAFPPDLYRQIDPHPSSGLVYLIGHPEGNIKKIDDCAVVPVSQRLRKYPVCQDGRIESSVVTNNACPMFTKRSFQSELWSTDILSYDTCFSSGSSGSPVFTESGKLVAVHAFGHFYGHVNKAYALIEFGYSMCSIICDIQQKNESFYKFLVRKENENHNEEKNEKQGSLSQDHQIEPMEWVGCL; translated from the exons ATGAATTTCATAAAGACTGAAGAGAACAAGTCATTCAGTGATAGCGAAAATGACCAGGGTTCCAGACCTAAATTTTCAGAG GATGCTGTCATGAAGCAGACAAGTTCCAACACCCCTGAAGGTCCTTCTCTACCTGACGTACCAGAGTGTAGGAGTACCTCTGAGCTTAGAAATGATGTCAGTAAACGTGAAACAGCTCCTAAAATTTCAAACTTAAATTTCACCATCAAGAAACAATGTCATTTCACATTTACTTTGAATGAAAGCTCCAGGAAATTAGACCTTTGTGTGCTTAATGCATATGGCAAACCGAACGAGAGCATCTTCTCAGCTCTGAAAGCTAATGACACTTTCAAGAAAAGGATGGAAAATCATTCTAATAAGAACATTATTGTTtatggagaaaaagaaatagatgGATATATAAATTTAGGAATGCCTCTCAAGTGCCTGCCTAGAGATTCTCATTTTAGAGTAACATTTGGTGAAAGAAACAGTAACCAGCAAGAAGGTGGACAGATATTACGTCATTGTGAAGACCCGAACATTGAATGCATTCTTTTTCACGTTGTTGCTGTTGGGAAGAGTATAAAGAAGATTCTTAAGGTCAAGGAACTTCATGTAAAAGGAGGTACACTTTGTATCTATGCCTTGAAGGGTGAGACTATCAAAGAAGCTCTGTGTAAAGATGGCAGGTTTCGTTCTGACCTCAATGAACTTGAATGGAAGCTAATGGAAGGTCATAAGAACATTCATGAAAAAGAGTCCCCAGTGGAAGAAGTGTCTCGAAAAGTCTTAGAAATGCACATCTTTAGAGGAGGACCTGTGAAGGACAATACTCGTGAAAATCCTGGATGGAAGAAagacaacagagaaaaaaaaattcaatcccaAAGTCTAAGGcatgatattgaaggaaaaaatcatGGAACACAGTCTATTCTTTGTCATCACAGTTCTGATGAAGAATATGGGGAACTGAACTCACAAAGACCCGGTCTGTGTAGGCAGCACACTATTAATCAGGATATCCAGGAGGATGCAACTAATCTCTGGCTAAAGAACTTCCAAAAATTGAACACTATAATGCAACGATATCCAAATTTTAATGAAGCTCCACTTTGGTTGGGAGAATATTTTAGGGAAGAACAGAAGCAGGGAAAAGTGACACCATCTGAACAATTCAAAGTATATGAAAAGAACTTTGGAAAAGAGACTGCAAATTCTAACTCAGTTGCAACCTATGAATGTCTTATTCCTCTTAGTAAGTCAGTTGGGTTCATAACATGGAACAATAATGGGAACACTGGCAATGCTACTGGCTTTCACTTGAAGGGTGGTTATATTTTGACCTGTCTACATGTCGTATATCACATTGTGGGTGAAGACACACATCCAAATAAGTGGCCAGATATAATTAGTAATTGTGCAGAGTTAACTTTCACTTATGAAAAGTTTTGCCCTACTCGGAGCGATTGGTTTTCTTTTGAGCCATGGTGTGAAGTGTATGATGGAACTCTAGATTATGTCAttttaaaactaaaagaaaatggaaatgcaTTTCCTCCAGACCTATATAGGCAAATTGACCCTCACCCATCTagtggtttggtttatttaattGGTCACCCagaaggcaatatcaagaaaataGATGATTGTGCAGTGGTTCCTGTAAGTCAACGGCTCAGGAAGTATCCAGTGTGTCAAGATGGGCGGATAGAAAGCAGTGTTGTCACTAATAATGCTTGCCCTATGTTTACTAAAAGAAGTTTCCAGTCAGAGCTTTGGAGCACTGACATACTTAGTTATGACACTTGTTTCTCCAGCGGGTCCTCTGGCTCCCCGGTGTTTACTGAATCTGGCAAGTTGGTTGCTGTGCATGCCTTCGGGCATTTTTATGGACACGTGAATAAGGCTTATGCCCTTATTGAATTTGGTTATTCTATGTGTTCTATCATTTGTGACATTCAACAGAAAAATGAGAGCTTTTATAAGTTTTTAGTtaggaaggaaaatgaaaaccacaatgaagaaaaaaatgagaaacaagGGTCATTGTCTCAAGATCATCAGATTGAACCCATGGAATGGGTGGGATGCTTATAA